One region of Collinsella aerofaciens ATCC 25986 genomic DNA includes:
- a CDS encoding amino acid ABC transporter permease encodes MKTINRLASFIKADHRYVYLGTSVVAALGLAFSQRNPTPLSFLAPTGIFQDCLWAILWAWIVVSAAALVTKLMHWSDYRETSPFASERFHRVARLGSYVVAAIAAIFFVDRCVMSFIDLVQVSIVSDSNPSDFLSSLVYMTYKSGDFFIRGIEITIALATLGTVIAFFLALLFVFLRIQTFDRVDNDLTRFFKSIGRGFATIYSTIVRGTPMMVQGLLIYYAGFTVLRGMGFETAQANQIWSTFTAGLVTISLNSTAYMMEVLRGGIESIDAGQAEAARSLGLSQWQAMRKVVFPQGIKNAIPALTNELIINIKDSSVLSVIGVFDLMYATTTVAGVYYRQMEVYCVALVVYLILTLVASRLLEAFGKKLGAEAPATLPSSN; translated from the coding sequence ATGAAAACCATCAATCGTCTGGCCTCCTTTATCAAGGCCGACCACCGTTATGTGTACCTGGGCACGAGCGTTGTCGCGGCGCTCGGCCTGGCGTTTAGCCAACGCAATCCCACACCGCTGAGCTTCTTAGCCCCCACCGGTATCTTCCAGGATTGCCTTTGGGCGATTCTTTGGGCCTGGATTGTCGTGTCGGCGGCGGCGCTTGTCACCAAGCTTATGCACTGGAGTGACTATCGCGAAACGTCGCCGTTCGCATCCGAGCGTTTCCACCGCGTCGCGCGCCTGGGCAGCTATGTCGTGGCCGCCATCGCGGCGATCTTTTTCGTGGACCGCTGCGTCATGTCGTTTATCGACCTGGTACAGGTGAGCATCGTCTCGGACTCCAACCCCAGCGACTTTTTGTCGAGCCTGGTCTACATGACCTACAAGAGCGGGGACTTCTTCATCCGCGGTATCGAGATCACCATCGCACTTGCGACCCTTGGTACCGTTATCGCCTTTTTCCTGGCGCTGCTCTTTGTGTTCCTGCGTATTCAGACGTTCGACCGCGTGGATAACGATCTCACGCGCTTCTTTAAGAGCATCGGCCGCGGTTTTGCGACCATCTACTCCACCATCGTGCGCGGCACGCCCATGATGGTCCAGGGCCTGCTCATCTATTACGCGGGCTTCACCGTTTTGCGCGGCATGGGCTTCGAGACCGCCCAGGCCAACCAGATTTGGAGTACCTTCACCGCCGGCCTCGTCACCATCTCGCTCAACTCCACCGCCTACATGATGGAGGTCCTGCGCGGCGGCATCGAGTCCATCGACGCCGGCCAAGCCGAGGCGGCGCGATCGCTGGGCCTGTCGCAGTGGCAGGCCATGCGCAAAGTCGTGTTCCCCCAGGGCATTAAAAATGCGATTCCGGCGCTCACCAACGAGCTCATCATCAACATCAAGGATTCGTCGGTGCTCTCGGTCATCGGCGTGTTCGACCTTATGTACGCTACTACCACGGTCGCCGGCGTGTACTACCGCCAGATGGAGGTCTACTGCGTGGCGCTCGTGGTCTACCTGATCCTGACGCTCGTGGCGAGCCGCCTGCTCGAGGCCTTTGGCAAAAAGCTCGGCGCCGAGGCCCCGGCAACGCTGCCCAGCTCCAACTAG
- a CDS encoding amino acid ABC transporter ATP-binding protein, whose translation MADIATTGTAAAAQTNEPLIRVEGLRKSFGSLEVLKGIDLSVNPGEVVTIIGASGSGKSTFLRCLNLLETPDAGHIWFHGQDLTAERCNINKLREDIGMVFQGFNLFNNMDVLDNCTLAPVTLKKMSKAEAEKVAMEHLTSVGLEKFAHAAVGRLSGGQKQRVAIARALCMNPQIMLFDEPTSALDPEIVGEVLEVMRKLAADGMTMVVVTHEMAFARTVSDRVVFMDKGVVLEDAAPAELFGNPKHQRTREFLSRYLEDK comes from the coding sequence ATGGCAGATATCGCCACTACCGGCACCGCGGCCGCCGCACAGACCAATGAGCCGCTTATCCGCGTCGAGGGCCTGCGCAAGAGCTTCGGCTCGCTCGAGGTGCTCAAGGGCATCGACCTGTCCGTTAACCCCGGCGAGGTCGTCACCATTATCGGCGCTTCGGGCTCGGGCAAGTCGACCTTCCTGCGCTGTCTCAACCTGCTCGAGACCCCGGACGCGGGCCACATCTGGTTCCACGGCCAGGACCTTACGGCCGAGCGCTGCAACATCAACAAGCTGCGCGAGGACATCGGCATGGTGTTCCAGGGCTTCAACCTGTTCAACAACATGGACGTGCTCGACAACTGCACGCTCGCGCCCGTCACGCTCAAAAAGATGAGCAAGGCCGAGGCCGAGAAGGTCGCGATGGAGCATCTGACGAGCGTGGGGCTCGAAAAGTTCGCGCACGCCGCCGTGGGTCGCCTGTCCGGTGGTCAAAAACAGCGCGTGGCCATCGCTCGTGCCCTATGCATGAATCCGCAGATCATGCTGTTCGACGAGCCGACCTCCGCACTCGACCCCGAGATCGTGGGCGAGGTGCTCGAGGTCATGCGCAAGCTCGCTGCCGACGGCATGACCATGGTCGTCGTCACGCACGAGATGGCCTTTGCCCGCACGGTGTCCGACCGCGTGGTCTTTATGGACAAGGGCGTGGTGCTCGAGGACGCCGCGCCGGCCGAGCTCTTCGGTAACCCCAAACACCAGCGCACTCGCGAGTTCCTCTCTCGCTATCTCGAGGACAAATAA
- a CDS encoding MarR family winged helix-turn-helix transcriptional regulator, with protein MCDEPLNLCSHEPGGDPSQPVDIPEAVSAEDKLAKRILSGLGFCGHYMHFHGGGVSGKAPIICLLAKQPGGEMSQQELGMHFDLKPGSLSEILSKLEVNGLIERSRNPKDRRQLTIRLTETGRENARIDQAARIRFRERAFSALTHDEREQLAEMLEKIRVTWEELDD; from the coding sequence ATGTGCGATGAACCTCTTAACCTTTGTTCGCACGAGCCCGGCGGTGACCCGTCGCAACCGGTAGACATACCCGAAGCGGTCAGCGCCGAAGACAAACTCGCCAAGCGCATCCTGAGCGGCCTGGGTTTTTGCGGCCATTACATGCATTTTCATGGCGGAGGCGTGTCCGGCAAGGCGCCCATCATCTGCCTGCTGGCCAAGCAGCCCGGCGGCGAGATGTCGCAGCAGGAACTCGGCATGCACTTTGACCTCAAGCCGGGGTCGCTTTCCGAGATCCTGTCCAAGCTCGAGGTCAACGGCCTCATCGAGCGCAGCCGTAACCCCAAGGATCGACGGCAACTCACCATTCGCCTGACCGAAACCGGCCGGGAAAACGCCCGCATCGACCAGGCGGCCCGCATCCGCTTTAGAGAACGGGCCTTTAGCGCCCTCACTCACGACGAGCGCGAGCAGCTCGCCGAAATGCTCGAGAAAATCCGTGTAACCTGGGAGGAACTGGATGATTAA
- a CDS encoding TIGR04076 family protein translates to MSNADESSTEAAGENRPLGAPRGKRPRIRISCVDQLGACRCHHGHKPGDVFDFDRDRGKMCAMACHVGFPYIDILRYGGTVPGNEPGMAKFCCPEVDTLNVWLAEIVDE, encoded by the coding sequence ATGAGTAACGCCGACGAGAGCAGCACCGAGGCAGCGGGCGAGAACAGGCCGCTCGGCGCGCCGCGTGGCAAGCGTCCGCGTATCCGTATTAGCTGCGTGGACCAGCTGGGTGCGTGCCGTTGTCACCACGGGCACAAGCCGGGCGATGTCTTCGACTTCGATCGCGATCGCGGCAAGATGTGCGCCATGGCCTGCCACGTGGGCTTTCCCTATATCGATATCCTGCGCTATGGCGGGACCGTGCCTGGCAACGAGCCCGGCATGGCAAAGTTCTGCTGCCCCGAGGTCGATACACTGAACGTCTGGCTTGCCGAGATCGTCGACGAGTAA
- a CDS encoding MFS transporter, translating to MTTLTAATTPKSKPTAAALSPARTKLCLALLVLLGFSLGCSEFVVIGIESDLATELGISLATAGQLISVFALVYAIATPVLALSTGRFRRYQLLVCYSVVFVLGNLVMALAPNFQVLFISRIVLGSVSGALLAVGVTYIPELLSPQQTSLAISVVYGAFSVAMVFVTSIGKFVADTLDWHVAMYGTLTFAVLICSALVAFMPRAGQTDEPATFREQAGLLREPSIITGMLIFLFGVGSVYVFYGYVTPYLEQVLGMDTVQASTTLMAYGVFCLISNILGGWIDARFGMKALLVTFVLQAAALLGLFAVGAAMPLALVFVFSLAMLMYLFSVSCITHFMDVARSRHPKSMVLASSVEPMAFNVGISFGTAVGGAVVSSIGIAYVGAVGAAFSLVAWALTLVTIKLARWERKRARA from the coding sequence GTGACAACCTTGACCGCCGCAACCACGCCTAAAAGTAAGCCAACCGCCGCCGCGCTCTCCCCCGCGCGCACCAAGCTCTGCCTGGCGCTGCTCGTGCTGTTGGGATTCTCGCTCGGCTGCTCCGAGTTCGTGGTCATCGGCATCGAAAGCGACTTGGCAACGGAACTCGGCATATCACTTGCCACTGCGGGCCAGCTCATCAGCGTGTTTGCGCTCGTCTACGCTATCGCGACGCCGGTGCTCGCGCTCAGCACGGGGCGATTCCGCCGCTACCAGCTGCTCGTGTGCTATAGCGTCGTCTTTGTGCTCGGCAACCTGGTCATGGCGTTGGCCCCCAACTTCCAGGTGCTGTTTATCTCACGCATTGTCCTGGGCTCTGTCTCGGGTGCGCTGCTCGCCGTGGGCGTGACGTACATCCCTGAGCTGCTATCCCCGCAGCAAACCTCACTTGCCATCTCGGTCGTGTACGGCGCGTTTTCCGTGGCGATGGTCTTTGTGACCTCGATTGGCAAGTTTGTGGCCGACACACTCGATTGGCACGTGGCCATGTACGGCACGCTGACCTTTGCCGTTTTGATCTGTAGCGCGCTCGTGGCGTTTATGCCTCGCGCCGGGCAGACCGATGAGCCCGCCACCTTCCGCGAGCAGGCGGGGCTACTACGCGAGCCGAGTATCATCACCGGCATGCTCATCTTCTTGTTTGGCGTGGGCTCGGTCTACGTATTCTACGGCTACGTGACGCCTTATCTGGAGCAGGTGCTGGGCATGGATACCGTTCAGGCGAGCACCACACTTATGGCCTATGGCGTGTTCTGCCTGATCTCGAACATCCTGGGCGGATGGATCGATGCGCGTTTTGGCATGAAGGCGCTGCTGGTTACGTTTGTGCTGCAGGCGGCGGCACTGCTCGGGCTGTTTGCCGTGGGCGCCGCCATGCCGCTCGCGCTGGTCTTTGTCTTTAGCCTGGCGATGCTCATGTACCTGTTCTCGGTCTCATGCATCACGCACTTTATGGACGTGGCACGCAGCCGCCATCCCAAGTCGATGGTACTCGCAAGTTCGGTTGAGCCCATGGCGTTTAACGTCGGCATCTCGTTTGGCACCGCAGTGGGCGGCGCCGTGGTAAGCAGCATTGGCATTGCGTACGTGGGTGCAGTGGGCGCCGCGTTCTCGCTTGTGGCCTGGGCGCTCACGCTGGTGACGATTAAGTTGGCTCGCTGGGAGCGCAAGCGGGCGAGGGCGTAG
- a CDS encoding low molecular weight protein-tyrosine-phosphatase: MQRVLFICYGNICRSTMAESVFTELVHRAGRAGEFVIDSAATSTEEIGNPPHHGTVAKLREVGIPVVAHRARQVRRAEYGNWDHIVYMDAENARGLRRIFGDDPDGKISRLLDWTERPGDVADPWYTGNFDATYRDVLAGCTAMLEQL; encoded by the coding sequence ATGCAACGCGTACTGTTTATCTGCTATGGGAACATCTGCCGCTCGACGATGGCCGAGTCGGTGTTTACCGAGCTGGTGCACCGCGCCGGGCGCGCGGGCGAGTTTGTCATTGATTCTGCCGCGACCTCGACCGAGGAGATCGGCAACCCGCCGCATCACGGTACTGTTGCCAAGCTACGCGAGGTTGGGATTCCCGTCGTCGCACATCGCGCACGTCAGGTACGTCGCGCGGAGTATGGCAACTGGGATCACATTGTCTATATGGATGCCGAGAACGCCCGTGGCCTGCGTCGCATCTTTGGCGACGACCCCGACGGCAAGATCTCGCGCCTGCTCGATTGGACCGAGCGCCCCGGCGACGTGGCCGACCCCTGGTACACCGGCAATTTCGATGCCACGTACCGCGACGTGCTCGCCGGCTGCACGGCCATGCTCGAGCAGCTGTAG
- a CDS encoding transporter substrate-binding domain-containing protein, which yields MQPRQQRGMQTQPVCSRRIFLGSALAASASVVAGALAGCQRPSTLKVVQPTTGGGRDDLSDSVIGKDKIRIGMEAAYAPYNWQVSEASEYTIPIDNVQGAYADGYDVQIAKIVCKALGGEPVAVKQSFSGLIDSLNNGQIDLIIAGMSATPEREESVGFSDPYFIGYFGLFVKEGSPYQNATKLSDFSGATVLGQKDTMLDTVIDEIPGVVHKNPVDSVPTVFSNLLQGTCDAVTYNTENEKGYMAQNPGIVPIHFAEGEGFKQEVAANVGCRKGSDKLLKLIDKTLKGISQEERDQMWDACLDRQPA from the coding sequence ATGCAACCTCGGCAACAGCGCGGCATGCAGACCCAGCCGGTATGCAGCCGTCGCATCTTTTTGGGAAGCGCTCTCGCTGCGAGCGCTTCCGTCGTCGCCGGCGCGCTCGCCGGCTGTCAGCGCCCGTCCACGCTCAAGGTGGTTCAGCCCACGACGGGCGGCGGTCGCGACGACCTGTCCGATTCCGTGATCGGCAAGGACAAGATCCGCATTGGTATGGAGGCGGCCTACGCCCCGTACAACTGGCAGGTTTCCGAAGCCAGTGAGTACACCATCCCCATCGACAACGTGCAGGGCGCCTATGCCGATGGCTACGACGTGCAGATCGCCAAGATCGTCTGCAAGGCCCTCGGTGGCGAGCCCGTTGCCGTCAAGCAGAGCTTCTCGGGCCTCATCGATTCGCTCAACAACGGCCAGATCGACCTCATCATCGCCGGCATGAGCGCCACGCCCGAGCGCGAGGAGTCGGTCGGCTTCTCCGACCCGTACTTCATTGGCTACTTTGGCCTGTTCGTAAAAGAGGGTTCCCCCTACCAAAACGCCACCAAGCTCAGCGACTTTAGCGGTGCCACGGTACTCGGCCAAAAGGACACCATGCTCGATACCGTCATCGACGAGATCCCGGGCGTTGTGCACAAGAACCCGGTCGATTCGGTTCCCACGGTGTTCTCGAACCTGCTGCAGGGCACGTGCGATGCCGTGACCTACAACACCGAGAACGAGAAGGGCTATATGGCCCAAAATCCCGGTATCGTCCCCATCCATTTTGCCGAGGGCGAGGGCTTTAAGCAGGAGGTCGCGGCAAACGTCGGCTGCCGCAAGGGCTCGGACAAGCTGCTTAAACTCATCGACAAGACACTCAAGGGCATTAGCCAAGAGGAACGCGACCAAATGTGGGACGCATGCCTCGATCGTCAGCCGGCATAG
- a CDS encoding PfkB family carbohydrate kinase gives MKNTQLLLINDMCGYGKVALSAMLPVLSHMGYRIHNLPTALVSDTLNYPKFYIHDTTEYVRQSLAIWEELGFEFDAISTGFIVTEEETRIISDFCHRRAQKGTKVFVDPIMGDNGKLYAGVPESTIGLMRHLLECADYAVPNYTEACLLTDTPIVEQITPDEARALVDAVRELGAKSVVITSAVVNGTNAVIGYDHVAGEYFTIPFELIPVYFPGTGDTFSAVLVGRVMAGWSLQRATSDAMRVVAELIERNADQEDKSAGLPIEACLDVVDHE, from the coding sequence ATGAAGAATACTCAGCTGCTGCTGATTAACGATATGTGCGGCTACGGCAAGGTCGCGCTTTCCGCCATGCTGCCGGTGCTGTCGCACATGGGCTACCGTATCCATAACCTGCCGACGGCGCTCGTTTCCGACACGCTCAACTACCCCAAGTTCTACATCCACGACACCACCGAGTACGTGCGCCAAAGCCTCGCTATCTGGGAGGAGCTCGGCTTTGAGTTCGACGCCATCTCGACCGGCTTTATCGTGACCGAGGAAGAGACGCGCATCATCTCGGACTTTTGCCACCGCCGTGCGCAAAAGGGCACCAAGGTGTTCGTTGACCCCATCATGGGCGACAACGGCAAGCTCTATGCGGGCGTGCCCGAGTCCACGATCGGTCTCATGAGGCACCTGCTCGAGTGCGCCGACTACGCGGTTCCCAACTACACCGAGGCCTGTTTGCTCACCGACACGCCTATCGTCGAGCAAATTACGCCCGATGAGGCCCGCGCCCTTGTGGACGCCGTGCGCGAGCTGGGTGCCAAGTCGGTGGTCATTACGAGCGCCGTAGTCAATGGCACGAACGCGGTTATCGGTTACGACCATGTGGCGGGGGAGTACTTTACGATTCCCTTTGAGCTCATTCCGGTCTATTTCCCGGGCACGGGCGACACGTTCTCGGCGGTGCTCGTCGGCCGCGTTATGGCAGGCTGGAGTCTGCAGCGCGCGACGTCCGATGCCATGCGTGTGGTGGCTGAGCTTATCGAGCGCAATGCCGACCAAGAGGACAAGTCGGCCGGCCTTCCCATCGAGGCCTGCCTGGATGTGGTTGACCATGAGTAA
- a CDS encoding ABC transporter ATP-binding protein: MIKTLMGSIRDYMKVTVATPLLVLGEVLCEMLIPFITANLIDAIKDGATVAEMLPTAGFLVLIALTSLAFGAAAGVTCSHASCGFAKNLRHDLFYKIQTFSFANIDEFSSSSLVTRLTTDINNVQQAFMMIIRIAVRAPLVLIFAFTMAFIMGGSVAMVYLVIIPLLGFGLFFIIFKVRPIFSRVFHKYDALNESVEENVTGMRVVKSYVREDFEKEKFATAARDVQMDFTRAEKLLAFNNPMMNICVNGAFVVIIYLGSKLIITSQGTLFDVGQLSSIFTYGFQILMSLMQLSMIFVMVTMADESAHRITEVLAAEPTIADPAEPALEVADGSIDFDHVSFKYSAHAKRQALDDIDLHIKSGETIGIIGGTGSAKSTLVNLIARLYDATEGTVRVGGMDVRDYDLDALRHQVAMVLQKNVLFSGTIAENLRWGDPNATDEEVREAAHLACADEFVDGFPKGYDTWIEQGGSNVSGGQKQRLCIARALLRRPKILILDDSTSAVDTKTDAKIRAGLASYLPNTTKLIIAQRISSVQDADRIIVMEGGRIAQIGNHDELLKTSEIYRETFTSQNKMSAEGEGAGEADTEASATQAQTQEGGEAHE, encoded by the coding sequence ATGATTAAAACCCTCATGGGCAGCATCCGCGACTATATGAAAGTCACTGTTGCCACGCCATTGCTCGTGCTTGGCGAGGTGCTCTGCGAGATGCTGATTCCATTTATCACCGCCAACCTGATCGACGCCATCAAAGACGGCGCCACCGTGGCCGAGATGCTTCCCACCGCAGGCTTTTTGGTGCTCATCGCGCTGACGTCGCTTGCTTTTGGTGCCGCTGCCGGCGTCACCTGCAGCCATGCGAGTTGCGGCTTCGCCAAGAACCTGCGTCACGACCTGTTCTACAAGATCCAGACGTTCAGCTTTGCCAACATCGATGAGTTCTCGAGCTCCTCGCTCGTCACGCGCCTGACCACCGACATCAACAACGTGCAGCAGGCCTTTATGATGATCATCCGTATCGCCGTACGCGCGCCGCTGGTATTGATCTTCGCCTTTACCATGGCGTTTATCATGGGCGGCAGCGTTGCCATGGTCTACCTGGTCATCATTCCGCTGCTGGGCTTTGGACTGTTCTTTATCATCTTTAAGGTGCGCCCCATCTTCTCGCGCGTGTTCCACAAGTACGACGCCCTTAACGAGTCCGTCGAGGAAAACGTCACCGGCATGCGCGTAGTCAAGAGCTACGTGCGCGAAGACTTTGAGAAGGAAAAGTTCGCGACCGCAGCACGAGACGTCCAGATGGACTTCACCCGCGCCGAGAAGCTGCTCGCCTTTAACAACCCCATGATGAACATCTGCGTCAACGGCGCGTTTGTCGTCATCATCTACCTGGGCTCCAAGCTCATCATCACGAGCCAGGGCACGCTGTTCGACGTGGGCCAGCTCTCCTCGATCTTTACCTATGGCTTCCAGATCCTCATGAGCCTGATGCAGCTGTCGATGATCTTTGTCATGGTGACCATGGCCGACGAATCGGCGCACCGCATTACCGAGGTGCTGGCCGCCGAGCCCACGATCGCCGATCCCGCCGAGCCCGCGCTCGAGGTTGCCGACGGTTCCATCGACTTTGACCACGTGAGCTTTAAGTATTCCGCGCATGCGAAGCGCCAGGCGCTCGACGATATCGACCTGCACATTAAGAGCGGCGAGACCATCGGCATCATCGGCGGTACCGGCTCGGCCAAGTCCACGCTTGTAAACCTCATCGCCCGTCTGTACGACGCCACCGAAGGCACCGTGCGCGTGGGCGGCATGGACGTGCGCGACTACGACCTGGACGCCCTGCGCCACCAAGTGGCCATGGTGCTACAGAAAAACGTGCTGTTTAGCGGCACCATTGCCGAGAACCTGCGCTGGGGCGACCCGAACGCCACCGACGAGGAAGTCCGCGAGGCGGCACATCTGGCCTGCGCCGATGAGTTTGTCGACGGCTTCCCCAAGGGCTATGACACCTGGATCGAGCAGGGCGGCTCCAATGTTTCCGGCGGTCAGAAGCAGCGCCTGTGCATTGCGCGTGCCCTGCTGCGTCGCCCCAAGATCTTGATCCTGGACGACTCCACCAGCGCCGTCGACACCAAGACCGACGCCAAGATTCGCGCAGGGTTGGCAAGCTATCTGCCCAACACGACCAAGCTCATCATCGCCCAGCGCATCAGCTCCGTGCAGGACGCAGACCGCATCATCGTCATGGAGGGTGGCCGTATCGCGCAGATCGGCAACCATGACGAGCTGCTCAAGACGAGCGAGATCTACCGCGAGACCTTTACCTCGCAAAACAAGATGTCTGCCGAGGGCGAAGGGGCCGGCGAGGCCGACACCGAGGCATCCGCAACGCAAGCTCAGACCCAGGAAGGAGGCGAGGCACATGAGTAA
- a CDS encoding aldose 1-epimerase family protein gives MSTVTTIKRGGLTAAIDSMGAQLTSLALDGNEYLWQGDPAFWGKHAPILFPIVGSLRNNTATSAAGTCEMPRHGLARIVEHKLVEVSEDGSSVTYEITDTPESLKAFPFHFKLNMTYALTGDATLTQTFAVTNTGDVDLPFSVGGHPAFNVPAPGAEDETFEDYELAFTEAWTNEAPVITPDGLMTFEGSYKAPDNSDVLPITHRSFDNDAIMFTDTPGSTLTLRGRKSGHGVKIDFEGFKYIGVWSAANDAPFVALEPWTGHTTMDTEDDVFEHKVNTITLAPGATDKRSFSVTLL, from the coding sequence ATGTCCACCGTCACCACCATCAAGCGCGGCGGCCTCACCGCGGCCATCGATTCCATGGGAGCCCAGCTCACGAGCCTTGCCCTCGACGGCAACGAGTATCTGTGGCAGGGCGACCCGGCCTTTTGGGGCAAGCACGCGCCCATTCTGTTCCCCATCGTGGGATCGCTGCGCAACAACACAGCGACGTCTGCGGCTGGCACCTGCGAGATGCCGCGTCATGGCCTCGCGCGCATCGTCGAGCACAAGCTGGTCGAGGTCTCCGAGGACGGCTCGTCCGTCACCTACGAGATCACCGATACGCCCGAGTCGCTCAAGGCTTTCCCCTTCCACTTTAAGCTCAACATGACCTATGCCCTGACTGGTGACGCCACGCTCACGCAGACCTTTGCCGTCACCAACACCGGCGACGTGGACCTGCCGTTCTCGGTGGGCGGCCACCCTGCATTTAACGTGCCCGCCCCCGGTGCCGAGGACGAGACGTTCGAGGACTACGAGCTGGCATTTACCGAGGCTTGGACCAACGAGGCCCCCGTCATCACGCCCGACGGTCTTATGACGTTCGAGGGCAGTTACAAGGCTCCCGATAACTCGGACGTGCTGCCCATCACGCACCGCAGCTTCGATAACGACGCCATCATGTTCACCGATACCCCGGGCTCCACGCTCACGCTGCGCGGCCGCAAGTCGGGCCACGGCGTCAAGATCGACTTTGAGGGCTTTAAGTACATCGGCGTGTGGTCTGCCGCCAACGACGCCCCGTTTGTGGCGCTCGAGCCCTGGACCGGTCACACCACCATGGACACCGAGGACGACGTCTTTGAGCACAAGGTCAACACCATTACCTTGGCTCCCGGCGCTACCGATAAACGTAGCTTTAGCGTCACCTTGCTCTAG